Within the Enterobacter bugandensis genome, the region CCACGCGAAGCCGGTGAAGAACTCAAACAGATTGAGCAGCCAGACGTGGCGCACGAACGCCAGCGCCAGCATGGTGAGGGCAAAAACCAGGCTCGCGGCCACCATCAGCCGATCGGCGTTCAGCCGCTGGCGCAGGCGCGGCAGCAGGATCGCCCCGGCAATGGCGCCCAGGCCGATGCACGCCAGCATCACGCCGTAGCCCGCCGGGCCTAAGCCCAGCTCGCGGCGCGCCACCAGCGGCAGCAGCGCCCAGCCCGCGCTGCCGAAAACGAAGAACGCCACGGTGCGCACCAGCACGTTGCGCAGCACCGGCGCGGCGTGCACGTAGCGAATGCCGGAGCGCACCGCAGAGAAGAAGTGTTCCGGCGGCAGGCGCTGCACGGACGGCGCCGGACGCCAGCGCCACAGCACCCACGCCACGCCGACCACGGACAGCGCGTTCAGGGCAAACACCATCCACGGCCCGGCGAGCGAAAGCAGAAAACCGCCCAGCGCGGGGCCAATCGCCCGGCTGATGTTCACCCCGAGCGAGTTCAGCGCCACGGCGGCACCCAGCTCCGGCTTGCTCACCAGATCGGGCACCACGGCCTGGAACGGCGGCGAGCTCATCGCCGCGCCCACGCTCAGCAGGAACGTCGCCACCAGCAGAACGGTAGGGGTGACGTGTCCGGTGAAGGAGAGCACCGTCAGCCCGGCGGCGGCGATGAACACCCACAGCTGGGAGAAGAGCAGGTATTTACGCCGGTCAACGATGTCCGCCATCACCCCGGACGGCAGGGAGAAGAGGAACATCGGCAGGCTGCTCGCCGCCTGCACCAGCGCGATATCCAGCGGATCGGCGCTGAGCGTCAGCATGCTCCAGTTGATGCCGACGTCGCTCATCCATGAGCCGACGTTAGAGACCACCGTGGCGATCCACAGCATGCGGAACACCGGCTGGCTCAGCGGCTGCCACGGCGAAGCCGCCCGCGCGGGCGTCGTCTCAACGTGTGCGTCGCGAACGTCGTTAACCTGGGTCATGCGAACCTCTCCGTCGCCTTACGCTGCAGCCGCCACTGGCCCGGCCCGGTGAGGGCGAGAGTGGTGAAGATAATCAGCAGCAGCCAGCCAAACTGCCCTTCGGCAATCGACCAGTCCGGGTGTACCGCCAGCATCGCCACCAGCAGCACGGCGATAATCGGCAGGCACGCCAGGCGGGTGTAGACGCCCGCAATGATCAACAGCGGGCAGATCACCTCGGCGACGATCGCCGGGATCAGGCTCGCGTAAGGCCCGAAGCCGAACGGATCTTCAATGCGCGTCAGCTCTTCGCTGAAGTGGAGCACCTTCGGCAGGCCGTGCACGTAGAGCAGCAGCAGGCTGCCGGTGAGGCGCAGGAAGAACAGCCCCAGGTCGACCCGGGGCGGCATAGTAGTGTTTTTCATCAGAATGCAAAGCAGCTGCAGCCCAGCGCCCCCCAGAAAGCGTTATCGTCGGACACCGGCATCTCTGACGTGCGGGCGAAATCATGCTGGTGGCTGTGAACCCCGCACGGGCCGCTGCAGTGGTGAGCCACACTCAAGCCGACGCGCGTAGCCTGCGGCGGCGCGCTGCGGTAGTGGCCCGGTACCTTCACCACCGGAGACCACTCGGGCAGAACCGGAATGGCCGGTGGCGCGAGCGGGCCGAAGGTGCCTGCGGCGTAGACGATGTCGCCGTTGACCACCGTCAGGACGGACTCGATGCCCTTGATCTCCTCTTCCGGCACGCGGAAGTAGTCTTTGCTGAGCACCGCCAGGTCGGCGAGCTGGCCGACCTTGATCTGCCCCTTCTGGTTCTGCTCGCTGGAGAACCACGCGCTGCCCTGGGTCCAGAGCATCAGGGCTGTGTCGCGGTCCAGACGGGCGCTATGATCGTACATCTGCATCCCGCCTACGGTGCGGCCGGAGACCAGCCAGTAGAGCGCGGTCCACGGGTTATAGCTCGCCACGCGGGTGGCGTCGGTACCTAAGCCCACCGGCACGCCGGTCTCGAGCATTTTTGCCACCGGCGGCGTGTGGCGGGTAGCTTCGATGCCATAGCGCTCGGCAAAGTACTCCCCCTGGAAGGCCATGCGGTGCTGGACGGCAATGCCGCCGCCCAGCGCTTTGATGCGGTCTATGTTGGCCTGGGTAACGGTTTCCGCATGGTCGAAGAACCAGTGCAGGCCGTTGAACGGAATGTCGCGGTTAACTTTTTCGAACACGTCCAGCATGCGGCTGATGGATTCGTTGTAGGTGGCGTGCAGGCGGAACGGCCAGCGGTGCTCCACCAGATGGCGCACCACGCGCTCCAGCTCGTCCTCCATGCCCGGCGCGAGGTCCGGACGCGGCTCGAGGAAGTCTTCAAAATCGGCGGCGGAGAAGACCAGCATCTCGCCCGCGCCGTTGTGGCGGAAGAAGTCGCTGCCCTGGCCCGGCGTGAGCATGTCGGTCCATTTTTCAAAGTCTTCCAGCTCGTGGCCCGGACGCTGGGTAAACAGGTTATAGGCGATGCGGATGGTCATCTGCTTTTTCTCGTGCAGCTCGGCAATCACCTCGTAATCTTCCGGGTAGTTCTGGAAGCCGCCGCCCGCGTCGATGGCGCTGGTCAGCCCCAGACGGTTCAGCTCGCGCATAAACTGGCGCGTGGAGTTGACCTGCTGCTCCAGCGGCAGCTTCGGCCCTTTCGCCAGCGTGGCATAGAGGATCATGGCGTTCGGACGGGCAATCAGCATCCCGGTCGGGTTGCCGTTGGCGTCGCGCTGGATCTCGCCGCCCGGCGGGTTCGGCGTCTCTTTGGTGTAGCCGACCACCTTCAGCGCGGCGCGGTTGAGCAGGGCGCGGTCGTACAGGTGCAGAATGAAGACCGGGGTGTCCGGCGCGGCGTCGTTAATCTCATCCAGCGTCGGCATGCGGCGCTCGGCAAACTGGAACTCGCTCCAGCCGCCCACCACGCGCACCCACTGGGGCGACGGCGTGCGCAGGGCCTGCTCTTTCAGCATCCGCAGGGCATCAGCCAGCGACGGCACGCCTTCCCAGCGCAGCTCGAGGTTGTAGTTCAGCCCGCCGCGGATCAGGTGCAGGTGCGAGTCGTTCAGGCCGGGGATCGCGGTGTGGCCTTTCAAATCCACCACCTTAGTGCCGTCGCAGTGGTGCTGCATCACCTCGGCGACGGTACCCACTTCCAGAAATTTTCCGTCGCGCACGGCAACGGCTTCCGCGACAGGGTTCTCGCGATCGACGGTGTGAAACTGGCCGTTAACCAGAATGAGATCGGCTTTACCGAGGGTAACCATAACTGCTCCTGACTGAGAGGGGGAATGGTCAGGATTATGGGAACCGGTTTCGGCAAAGATCCAGTTATACAATAGGATAGGTATACCAAAGTATAACTATACCTAAGGTTAACTATACGAAGAGATAATTACGCGCGGCGACGGAAATCCGCAGGATGAGGGTGACTTTATCGTCGCGGCGCTCGCGGCGATTTCTACCCTTAACCACTGGAAAATGCTATGACCTCTTCAAAGCTCGAAGTGTTAACCCCTGCGAACTGTCAGATCATCTTTATCGATCACCAGCCACAGATGGCGTTTGGCGTGCAGTCTATTGACCGCCAGGTGCTGAAAAACAACACCGTGGCGCTGGCGAAAGCGGCCAAAGTGTTCAACATCCCGACCATCATCACCACCGTTGAGACAGAAAGCTTCTCCGGCAATACCTATCCGGAGCTGTTGGACGTCTTCCCGGGCCAGGACATTCTGGAGCGTACCTCCATGAACTCCTGGGACGACCAGAAGGTGCGCGACGCGCTGAAGGCTAACGGCAAGAAGAAGGTGGTGGTTGCCGGCCTGTGGACCGAAGTGTGCAACAACAGCTTTGCCCTGTGCGCGATGCTGGAAGGCGACTACGAAATTTATATGGTGGCGGACGCGTCCGGCGGCACCTCCAAAGAAGCCCACGACTTCGCGATGCAGCGCATGATCCAGGCAGGCGTGATCCCGGTGACCTGGCAGCAGGTGATGCTGGAGTGGCAGCGCGACTGGGCGCGTAAAGAGACCTACACCGCGGTGATGGATATCGTGCGCGAACACTCCGGCGCGTACGGCATGGGCGTGGATTACGCCTACACCATGGTGCACAAAGCACCGTCTCGCCAGAAGAGCGAGCACCGCACCTTAGCGCCGGTCCCGGCTCGCTAAGTTCCGCTGGCGGGCTGGTCCCTCATCCGGCTCGCCGCTGCCTCTTTCTCTGGAGTTCACAATGAGTACTGGGCTGATATCCCTTGCCGCAGGCGTGTTGATTGGCCTGATGTATGCCGTGCTGAAGGTGCGCTCCCCCGCGCCGCCCGCGCTGGCGCTGATTGGCTTGCTGGGGATGCTGGCGGGTGAACAGGCGACGCGCCATCTGTTATCCCGCGACGGCGCGCCGCCTCCTCAGGTAACGGTTCCGCAGGTGAAATCGCAGACGGGAGCGACGTCATGAGAGCATGGATAATTTCGCTGGTGTGCGGCGTGGTTGCTGGGGTAATTTACGCCCTGCTCGACGTTCATTCCCCGGCACCGCCGGTTGTCGCCCTGCTTGGCCTGTTTGGCATGCTGGTGGGTGAACAGCTCATCCCGGTGGGACGGCGTTTACTGAGTCGCGAACCGTTTACCCTCGCCTGGTTTCGTCACGAATGCGTGCCGAAAATCAGCGGCACGGCGCCCCCCGCGCCCGCGAAGGACGATCGCGACGTTTAATGATTTTTTTGAGGAAAGACAGCATGACGCTGCCGTGGCGCATTGCCATCATTGATGACGAACGTTCCGTCCGCAGCGGGCTGAGTAATCTCCTGGAGTCGGAAGGGTATGCCGCCGATACGTTTGATTCGGCAGAGGTGTTTCTGAGCCATCCGCTCGCCCTGTCCGGCGCGGCGCTGGTGATCGCCGATATCAAGCTGCGGGGCATGAGCGGCCTGGAGCTGTTTGAAAAGCTGCGGCTGCTGGCCGTCCCCCCGCCGCCCGTGATCTTTATCTCCGGTCATGCTGATGAAAATATGCAGCGGTACGCTCTTAGCCTGGGCGCCGCTGCATTTTTGCGTAAACCCATTAACATCGATATTCTGCTGGATCATATACAGCGGGAGCTGGCCCGCCGACGATAAGGATCGCGGATGAACGAACACGAGCAGCCTGCATTCTGGCCCGCCCAGGGGAATCTTCACCAGGGGCGGGTTTTTGTCCTTAAAGAGGATGTGATTTTTACCGTGCTGGCGCAGGAGGGCGGTATCGCCTGGATGCACGCGCGCCATCCCCATTCAGGCGGCTCGTTCATCATTGCCACCGCGGTGAGCGACGAAGAGGAAGAGCGGGCCACGCGGCTGCTAAAAAACGAATTTGCGCTGCGTGACGTGCTGCAGGACAGCTGGGCCATCCGCGCTGTTGCCTCCACCCAGTACCGGGGACGATTCGCGCTGGTGTATGCGCCGTTTGCGTTTGAGCTGCTGGCGCGACGCGCGGGCAGGGCGATCTCGGGGATCTCGCGCTTTATTGAGATGGCGATCCAGATCTGCGTTCCCCTGCGCCAGATGCACCTGCAAAACCTGATCCACGGCGATATCAAGCCCGGCGCGATTTTTGTTCATCACGATGCCACCTGCCGTCTGGGCAGCTTTGGCCTCTCCTGTAGCCTCTCCGGTGCCTTCTCCCAGACCCGGCTTGCCGTTTCAGGCGGTACGCCCGCGTATATGTCGCCGGAGCACACCACCCGCACCCGGCGTCCCGTTGACGGCCGCAGCGATCTCTACAGCCTCGGCATGGTGCTGTATGAACTCCTGACCGGACGCCTGCCGTTTGAGTTGGGGGAGGACGATCAAACCAACTGGGCGCACTACCATATTGCCTCGGAGCCGCTGGCCCCGGACGTGATTCGCCCGGACGTGCCGGGGATGCTGTCGACCATCATCCTCAAGCTGCTGGAAAAGCACCCCGATAACCGCTACCAGACGGTCGACGGGCTGATTGCCGACCTCCGCCGCTGCCAGGCGACGCTGACCTGCGAGGGTGAGATTGTCGCCTTTACGCCCGGCCAGCAGGACCGCACTCCCGCGATCCATCTGGCGGACTCCCTGTTCGCGACGCATCCGCAGGCGAATGACGTCATTGCCGCGTTTGAGCGGGTGGGGCAGAACCTGGTGCCGGAGCTGGTGACAATCGGCGGGCCGTCGGGGATTGGCAAATCGTCCATCATCGCGACGGCGCTCAAAACGCTGCAGCAGCGTCAGGTTTTGCTGGCGGTGGGGAAAGTCGATCAGTTCTCGCCGTCTTTACCCTACGGCGTATTAAGCTCCGCGTTCCGCACCCTGACGCTGCACCTGCTGGGGCTGCCCGCGGAAGATGTGGCGAAGTGGAAAATCCGCCTGTCGCGCGCCCTGGAGGGGTACGAAGCGCTGGCCGTCAGCCTGGTGCCCGAGCTGGGGCTGCTCCTTGAGAGCAAGCTGCGCTACTCGGCGGATACGTTTTCCATTGATGCCCGGGCGCGCTTCAGCCATATGGTGCTGGCGCTGGTTAAAACCTTTGCTTCTCAGGGCTGCCCGCTGGTGCTGGTGCTCGACGATCTCCAGTGGAGCGACGCGGCCAGCCTGCATACGCTGAAACATCTGCTGGTGACCTGCGGCGCTATCCCGCTGCTGCTGGTGGTCGCCCACCGCGATATCGGTTCGTTGTCTGAACCGACGCTGCAACAGCAGCTGGCGAGCCTGCCGGAAGCGGCGCAAAACGCGACTGAAATTGTCCCGCAGGCGCTGTCCGTGAAGGCGGTGGCGCGCTGGCTGGCGACGATATTTCGTGCCCGCAGCGCGGCGACGACCGACCTCGCCACGCTGATCCACGAGAAAACCGGGGGTAACCCGCTCTTTGTGCACGAGTTTTTCCGCCGCATCGTGGATGACGGGCTGGTGGTGCACAACAAATATCAGGATAAGTGGCACTACGATCTGCAGGCGATCCGCGCCCGGCACTACACCGAAAATGTCGTTACCCTGGTGCTGGAGCAGCTCGAAGAGCTGCCCGACGAGACGCGCCGCCTGCTGGGCAGCCTCGCCTGCCTCGGCGGCACGGGCGAGATGGAGATGATCTGCCGGGTGGTCAGCATGTCGATGGCGGAAATGCGCTATGCGCTGCATCCGGCGGTGATGGCCCAGCTCATTGTGCTGACGGAAAAAGAGTACGCCTTCACCCACGACCGGGTGCAGGAGGCGGCCTTTGCGATGCTGGATCAGCATGAGAAAAGCCATCTTCACCTGACCACCGCCAGCCTGCTGGCCGACGCCGCGCGTCAGGCCGCGGGGAACGAACTGCTGTTCCGCGCCGTTCACCACGTCACGGCCGCGCTGGACTGCATCCAGCCCGTGCCGCAGCGCCAGATGTTCCGCGAGCTGAGCCTGCTGGCCGCACGACGGGCAAAGCGTTCGGGGGATTATCCATCGGCGCTCAGCTATATCCAGACCGCCAGAGCGCTGGGCAACGCCGGGACGGTGTCAGACTTTATGCTTGATATCGAAGAGGCGGGCTGCGAGTTTGCTCTGGGGCACCTGGAGCGCACCCGCGAGCTGTGTGACGCCATCCTCGGCTGCCCCGGCGGGCTGACCGAAAAGGCGCTGGCGGCCAACCTGCTGGTGGAAGTGTACATTCGCCAGTCGGACAGCCGTCTGGCGCTGGAGGCGGCGCTCTGCTGGCTGGGGATTTTTGGTATTCAGATTGGCCGCCACCCGGAAGATGCCGACTGCGACGAGGCCTGGGAACACTTCTGCAACCGCACGGCCGACGCGCCGCAAAGCCTTTTTGCCCAGCTGTCGCGGATGGATAACCCGGAAACCGAAGCGGTGATGAACCTGCTCTACAGCGCCAGCATTTGCGCCAGCTTCATCTGCCCGCGCCTGCATTTTTTGCTGCTCTGCCGCATGATGCACCTCACCCTCGACCACGGCATCACTGGCGCCTCCACCACGGCGATGGCCTGGTTTGGCGTGCTGATTGGCCAGCGCTACGCCGAGTACCGCCTCGGGTTCCAGTACGGCACCCTGGCCCGCGAGCTGGTGAACCGCCACGGCTACGACGCGTTCGAAGCCAAAACCCTGCTGCCCCTCGACCAGCTCAGCGTCTGGACCCAGCCGCTGTCATTCACCATTGAGTGCGCAACAGCCTGCTTCACCGCCGCCGTTACCCACGGCGATATGACGGTGGCCTGCTTTGCGGCCTGCCATCAGGTCATTAACTTCCTCTCTCGGGGCGATCACCTGGACGGAGTGTTGACCAGCATCGATCGCGGCCTGGCGTTTGTACGTAAAACCCACTTCCAGGACGTGGAGACCATATTGATGCTCCAGCGCACCTTCGTGGAGTTTTTGCGCACGCCGACGATCGGCACCTGGACCGCGTCGCAGGCGCTGCCCGAGGCGCTGCTTCCCGCGTCGCCGGAGCAGGCCCCGGAGCAGACCTCCACTATGCTGTTCTGGTACTGGCTCTACCGCGGCATGGCGCACTTTACCTGCGGCGAGTATACCGACGCGCAGGCGGATCTTGAGATGGCGGGCTGGTACGCGTGGTCTGCGCCGGGCCATATCCATCTGCTGGATTACCATCTCTACAGCGCGCTGGCGCTCTCACGTCAGCTGACGCCGGAGACGTTTTCGGCAAATCACCGCCGCAGCATTCACGCTCACTACGACAAAATCGCCCTCTGGGCGCGCATTAATCCCGGCACGTTCGCGGATAAAGAGGCGCTGATCTACGCCGAAATTGTCCGTCTGGACGGGATGAACAGCATTGCGCTTGAGCAGTATGAGAAGGCGGTCCGGCTCTCCCGCGAGGGTGGCTTTAACCCGATTAACGCCCTGGCCCACGAGCTGGCGGGCCGCTTTGCGCTGGCCTGCGGCTACCCGACCGCATCAGACGCGCACTTCCGCGGCTCGATTGCCGCCTGGGGCCGCGCGGGCGCGCAGGCCAAGGTGCGCCAGCTGGAGCAGGATTTCCCGCACCTGCTGGCCTCCGGGCAGGCCAGCGCCTACGACACGGTGGCGTTTGCCCAGAACGAGACGATCCGCGATCTGCAGAGCGTGATCAAGGCTTCCCGCGCGCTGTCGGAAGAGATCAATCTTGAGCGCCTGATTGAAAACCTGATGACCATCCTGCTCGAACGCGCCGGGGCGCAGCGCGGCTTGCTGCTTCGCGTGAACGATAACCTGATCCCGGAGATCGAGGCCAGCGCCTGGACCAGCACCGACGGCGTGCGGGTGCGGATCCTGAAAGACGTGCCGATGGCGACCGACATGCCGCTGTCGGTGCTGGCTGCGGTGATCCGCACCGGGCAGGAGATCCGCACCGGCAAGCCGGAGGAGTTTCATCCTTTCAGCCAGGACCCTTATCTGGTGACCTCGGGGGCGGCGGTGATGTGCGTCCCGATGTTCAAACAGGCGCGGCTGGTGGGCGTGCTCTACCTGGAAAACCGCCTGATGCCGGAGGTCTTCACCGCCGAGCACTCGCGCGTGGTCAGCCTGCTGGGCGCGCAGGCAGCGGTATCCCTGGAGACGGCGCGGCTCTACGCCGAGCTGCTGGCGGAGAACATTCAGCGCCGCCGGGTGGAAAAAGAGCTGCGCGCCAGCCAGACCTCGCTGATGCTGGGCGAGCAGATCAGCCACACCGGCAGCTGGCGCTGGGAGCTGGAGCAGGATCTGATGTTTGTCTCGGAAGAGTACGCCCGCATTCTCGGCCTGCCCGACCAGCAAAAGATGATCTCCATGGCGGAGTTTTTAACCTTCGTCCACGAGGACGATTACGCCCGCATCAGCGCCATCGTCACCCAGAGCGTGCGCGACGGGCTCTCCATGCGTGCGGAGTTTCGTATAAAGCGCACCGACGGCTCAACGCGCTACATCCTCGGGATTGGCGATCCGGTGGGGGTGGGCAGCGAGGTGAACGAGTACTACGGCATTATTACGGATATCACCAGCCAGCGCGCCGCGGAGGATGCCATGCGGGTGGCGCAGGCGGATCTGGCGAGGGTGTCCCGCGCCACCACCGTCGGGCAGCTGACCTCCTCCATCGCTCACGAGATCAACCAGCCGCTGATGTCGATCGTCTCGAATGCCGGGGCGAGCCTGCGCTGGCTCAGCCGCGAGCCCGCCCGCCTGGATAAAGTGCGCGAAGGGCTGGAGGAGATCGCCGCGGAAGGCGCGCGTGCGGGGGAGATCATTCGCAGCATCCAGTCCCTGACGCGCAAGCAGGATCCCACCTTCTCGCGCATTGATATGCACTACCTGATCCACCATATCATCACGCTTTCGCGCAGCGAGCTGGAGCAGAGACACATTAGCGTTGATTATCTGTTGAACGCCAGCGACAGCTTTATCACCGGGGACAGCGTGCAGATCCAGCAGGTGCTGCTGAATCTGGTGATGAATGCGGTAGAAGCGATGGCCGAGGTGAGGGATCGCGCCAGCACCATCATCCTCAGCACCGCCAACGCGGAAGGGAAAGTGCTCGTTGAGATCGCCGATACCGGGAGCGGCATTGAGCCCGAACGGCTGGAGCAGATTTTTGACTCGTTCTACTCCACCAAGCCGCAGGGGATGGGGATGGGGCTGACCATCAGCGCCAGCATCATCGAGCGCCACTGCGGAAAGCTGAGCGCGCGCCGCCGGGAGCCGCACGGCACGGTGTTTACCTTCGCGCTGCCGCTGGCCGCGCAGGAAGGGTAAACGTTACTCAGCGGGCTGGCTTTTGGTCAGGCGCTCAACGGCCCTGACCAGCTCGGCCACGGAGCGCACCTGCATTTTCTCCATCACGCGGCGGCGGTGCACTTTCACCGTGATCTCGCTGACGCCCAGCTCGGCGGCAATCTGCTTGTTGAGCTTGCCGGTGATGGCAAGCTCAAGCACCTCGTGCTCGCGCGGCGTGAGGGACAGATGGCGCTGCTTCAGGGCGTAGTGCTCTTTATTGCGCACGGCGTTGTTTTCCGCCAGCTGCAGCGCGGACTCAATGGCGTCGATCAGCGCGGCGGATTCGACGGGCTTGGTGAGAAATTCGTACGCGCCGCCTTTGATGGCGCGCACCGACATCGGGATAGTGCCGTGGCCGGTGAGAAAAATAATCGGGATCTCGCGCCCGCTGTCTTTGAGCGCGTCCGCCACCTCGAAGCCAGAGATGGCGGGCATCTGCATGTCGAGGATCACGCACGACGGCAGATCCTCAAACCGGTGTTGAAGAAACGTTTCTGCTGATGAAAAGCCGATGGCGTTTAAGTCTGCCGATTCCAGTAGCCCGATTACGGACTGCCTGACCGCGTCATCGTCATCAACCACATACACAATGTGTTCCATTCACCGCCCCGGTGCTGATTTAAATGTCGAGGATGCAAACAGTCTCAACGGTGGCGTAAGAGACTGTTTATGCTGACTTTCATCTTAACACATTAAATATCATTATCATTTAACAATATGATAACCATATGAAGTATAGCGAGCCGGGGCGGGGGTGGTGAAGGAATGAAACGCTGTTTTTATGCACCGACAAGTTCGATGCGGTTGCCGTCCGGGTCCGCGATTACCGCTTCATAAAAGCCGTCCCCGGTCATGCGCGGGGCGCTGAGCAGCGTGCCGTTTGACTGCGCCCGCTCGGCCATGCTGTCCACTTTTGCCTTGCTGCCGACGTTAATGGCGATATGCGCCCAGCCGATAAACTCCGGGTGCGACGGGGCGTCGGGCAGGTCCGGCAGCGTCATCAGCTCGAGGGTCGGCCCGTCATCCAGGGTAATAAAATGGGATTCAAACCCCGGACGGTTTTTGCTGACGTAGCGTTCGTTACTGCGGCCATTAAACACCGTTTCCCAGAACTGAACCTGGGCCTCAAGGCTGCGGGTCCAGAGTGCGACATGTGCAATATTCATAAGATCCCTCGTTATTTGTCTGTGAGGACTTTCACCGATAAAACAGGCTACACTCTGGTTTTGAGCGCGACAAGCTGAGGAAACAACAATGCACTACACACTGAAAGAAAGCGACAAGGACAAAGCGGAAGGGTCAAGCGGCGCGGGCGCTCTGCAGCAAAAACTGCTGGAGTCCCGTTCGATTGTTATCTCCGGCGAGATCAACCAGGAGCTGGCGCAGAAGGTCATTACCCAGATGATCCTGCTGCAAAGCGTCAGCAACGATCCGATCAAGCTGTACATCAACAGCCAGGGCGGCCACGTGGAAGCGGGTGACACCATTCACGACTTCATCAAGTTCATCCGCCCGGAAGTGCACGTCATCGGCACCGGCTGGGTGGCGAGCGCCGGGATCACCATCTTCCTGGCAGCGAAAAAAGAGCACCGCTACTCGCTGCCGAATACCCGCTTTATGATCCACCAGCCGCTGGGCGGCGTGCGCGGTCAGGCGACGGATATTGAGATCGAAGCGCGCGAGATCATCCGCATGCTGGATCGCGTCAACAAGCTGATCGCTGACGCCACCGGCCAGCCGCTGGAAAAAGTGAAAAAAGACACCGACCGCAACTACTGGATGTCTCCGGCAGAAGCGCTGGACTACGGCATCGTGGGCAAACTGATTACCCATTACGACGAGCTGAACCTGGATTAAGTTTTACTGCCGTGTACGTGTCGGGTAGCGGCTTCGCCTTACCCGACCTACGCGCGCTCGTTTGACCCATGACAAGTTCCCCCTCTGCCTTCTTGCCTATAATCGCGCCTGTTTCCCCTCTCACTGGTGCTACCCATGGCGTATCAATTGAACCTGAACTGGCCGGAATTTCTTGAGAAATACTGGCAAAAACAACCCGTAGTGCTGAAAAATGCCTTCCCGAATTTTGTCGACCCGATTACCCCGGACGAGCTGGCAGGCCTGGCGATGGAGCCGGAAGTCGATAGCCGTCTGGTGAGCCACGCTAACGGCAAATGGCAGGCCAGCAATGGTCCGTTTGAGCACTTTGACGGTCTGGGCGAAACCGGCTGGTCGCTGCTGGCGCAGGCGGTGAACCACTGGCATATGCCCGCCGCGGAGCTGGTGCGTCCGTTCCGCGCCCTGCCAGACTGGCGTCTGGACGATCTGATGATCTCCTTCTCCGTGCCGGGCGGCGGCGTGGGTCCGCATATCGATCAGTACGACGTGTTTATCATTCAGGGGATGGGCAGCCGCCGCTGGCGCGTGGGCGACAAGCTGCCGATGCGTCAGTTCTGCCCGCATCCGGCGCTGCTGCACGTGGAACCGTTTGAGCCGATCATCGACGAAGATCTTGAGCCGGGCGATATCCTCTATATTCCGCCTGGATTCCCCCATGACGGCTTCACCCATGAAACGGCGCTGAACTACTCCGTCGGCTTCCGCGGGCCGAACGGCCGCGATCTGATCAGCAGCTTTGCCGACTACGCGCTGGAAAACGATCTGGGCGGC harbors:
- a CDS encoding trifunctional serine/threonine-protein kinase/ATP-binding protein/sensor histidine kinase: MNEHEQPAFWPAQGNLHQGRVFVLKEDVIFTVLAQEGGIAWMHARHPHSGGSFIIATAVSDEEEERATRLLKNEFALRDVLQDSWAIRAVASTQYRGRFALVYAPFAFELLARRAGRAISGISRFIEMAIQICVPLRQMHLQNLIHGDIKPGAIFVHHDATCRLGSFGLSCSLSGAFSQTRLAVSGGTPAYMSPEHTTRTRRPVDGRSDLYSLGMVLYELLTGRLPFELGEDDQTNWAHYHIASEPLAPDVIRPDVPGMLSTIILKLLEKHPDNRYQTVDGLIADLRRCQATLTCEGEIVAFTPGQQDRTPAIHLADSLFATHPQANDVIAAFERVGQNLVPELVTIGGPSGIGKSSIIATALKTLQQRQVLLAVGKVDQFSPSLPYGVLSSAFRTLTLHLLGLPAEDVAKWKIRLSRALEGYEALAVSLVPELGLLLESKLRYSADTFSIDARARFSHMVLALVKTFASQGCPLVLVLDDLQWSDAASLHTLKHLLVTCGAIPLLLVVAHRDIGSLSEPTLQQQLASLPEAAQNATEIVPQALSVKAVARWLATIFRARSAATTDLATLIHEKTGGNPLFVHEFFRRIVDDGLVVHNKYQDKWHYDLQAIRARHYTENVVTLVLEQLEELPDETRRLLGSLACLGGTGEMEMICRVVSMSMAEMRYALHPAVMAQLIVLTEKEYAFTHDRVQEAAFAMLDQHEKSHLHLTTASLLADAARQAAGNELLFRAVHHVTAALDCIQPVPQRQMFRELSLLAARRAKRSGDYPSALSYIQTARALGNAGTVSDFMLDIEEAGCEFALGHLERTRELCDAILGCPGGLTEKALAANLLVEVYIRQSDSRLALEAALCWLGIFGIQIGRHPEDADCDEAWEHFCNRTADAPQSLFAQLSRMDNPETEAVMNLLYSASICASFICPRLHFLLLCRMMHLTLDHGITGASTTAMAWFGVLIGQRYAEYRLGFQYGTLARELVNRHGYDAFEAKTLLPLDQLSVWTQPLSFTIECATACFTAAVTHGDMTVACFAACHQVINFLSRGDHLDGVLTSIDRGLAFVRKTHFQDVETILMLQRTFVEFLRTPTIGTWTASQALPEALLPASPEQAPEQTSTMLFWYWLYRGMAHFTCGEYTDAQADLEMAGWYAWSAPGHIHLLDYHLYSALALSRQLTPETFSANHRRSIHAHYDKIALWARINPGTFADKEALIYAEIVRLDGMNSIALEQYEKAVRLSREGGFNPINALAHELAGRFALACGYPTASDAHFRGSIAAWGRAGAQAKVRQLEQDFPHLLASGQASAYDTVAFAQNETIRDLQSVIKASRALSEEINLERLIENLMTILLERAGAQRGLLLRVNDNLIPEIEASAWTSTDGVRVRILKDVPMATDMPLSVLAAVIRTGQEIRTGKPEEFHPFSQDPYLVTSGAAVMCVPMFKQARLVGVLYLENRLMPEVFTAEHSRVVSLLGAQAAVSLETARLYAELLAENIQRRRVEKELRASQTSLMLGEQISHTGSWRWELEQDLMFVSEEYARILGLPDQQKMISMAEFLTFVHEDDYARISAIVTQSVRDGLSMRAEFRIKRTDGSTRYILGIGDPVGVGSEVNEYYGIITDITSQRAAEDAMRVAQADLARVSRATTVGQLTSSIAHEINQPLMSIVSNAGASLRWLSREPARLDKVREGLEEIAAEGARAGEIIRSIQSLTRKQDPTFSRIDMHYLIHHIITLSRSELEQRHISVDYLLNASDSFITGDSVQIQQVLLNLVMNAVEAMAEVRDRASTIILSTANAEGKVLVEIADTGSGIEPERLEQIFDSFYSTKPQGMGMGLTISASIIERHCGKLSARRREPHGTVFTFALPLAAQEG
- a CDS encoding response regulator transcription factor; translation: MEHIVYVVDDDDAVRQSVIGLLESADLNAIGFSSAETFLQHRFEDLPSCVILDMQMPAISGFEVADALKDSGREIPIIFLTGHGTIPMSVRAIKGGAYEFLTKPVESAALIDAIESALQLAENNAVRNKEHYALKQRHLSLTPREHEVLELAITGKLNKQIAAELGVSEITVKVHRRRVMEKMQVRSVAELVRAVERLTKSQPAE
- a CDS encoding VOC family protein, coding for MNIAHVALWTRSLEAQVQFWETVFNGRSNERYVSKNRPGFESHFITLDDGPTLELMTLPDLPDAPSHPEFIGWAHIAINVGSKAKVDSMAERAQSNGTLLSAPRMTGDGFYEAVIADPDGNRIELVGA